The Flavobacteriales bacterium genome contains the following window.
CAGTCCACTGATCGGCATGCCCTTGTTCAGCACCATCAAGAACTTCTTCTCCCCTGACCGCCGCTGGCCTTGGCTGCTGCTGGCCTTGGCGCTGAAGCTGGGCGGTGTGGTGTTCTTCCTCATCTATAACCGCGCCGAGGCCGGCAGCCGGCACATTGCGCTGGAGCACGGCGATACGTTCTCGTACCTGGACCCCATCGACAACCTGCTCAGCACGGGCCATTACACGCCCGACCTGCGCATGCCCGGCTACGGTGCGGTGTACCTGCTCTTCCGGTTGGTGGTGGAGCCCATCATCGCGCGCGACCTGGTGGTGCTGTTGCAGATGGTGCTGGCTGCCGTGGCCGTGTACGTAGGGGCGCGTCTCGCACAGCGCCTTACGGGCAGGAACGCGGCCTTCGTCATCGTCTTCTTCCTGCTGGGCATAAGCCCGTACATGAGCACGTTGGAGAGCCGGTTGTGCACGGAGAGCTTCTGCACCTCGGCGTTGATCTTCGCTTGTTGGCTGCTGCTGCGCTGGCGCGATGAAGGACGTAAGCGCTGGCTCTTGCTGGCCGGTGCGTTGGTGGGCTGGGCCATCTTCCTGCGGCCCATTACAGGCGTGGCGCTGTTGGCGCTGGCGCCCATGGCCTATGTGAGCACCGCCCCCACCCTGCTGAAGCGCTGGTGGCCGGTGGTGCTCTTCCTGCTCCCCTTCGGCGTGGCGGATGGCATTTGGACCGCCCGCAACTATGTGGTGAACCAGGCTTTCCATCCGCTCACCAACGGGCTCTACTACACCAATGCAAGCGGGCGTGTGTACTGGGCCTGCGTGGACCTGGTGCGCCTTTATGGTGGGCACAGCATGTGGTGGGACGACCGCAGCCACGTGGCCTGGTTCAACGCCTACGACGTGGGCACCGGGCTGCCCAAGAACACCAATGGCCTGCCCCCGCCGGATTGGTTCCACACACCTGAGTTCAACCTGGACAGTCTCAAGGATCTTTCCGCCCGGACCTATCATGTGCAGGAAAGTGCCATGGACAGCGCGGAACGCGAAACCCTAACGCTCGCCACAGTGGCCCGCTACCGGCGCTATGTCGACAGTGCGCGGGAGCACTTCCCGCTTCGCACCACCATAGGGGGCAGGGCCATGAACACATGGAACTTCTTCTGGCAATACGGCTCGGCGGGGTTGTTCTTCAAGCCATGGGCGGAATCGTCGCTGCCTGCCAAGGCCATGAAGGCCTACCAAGGCGCCGTGTACCTGGTGGCCATTTTCCTGGGCACCGCAGCGGGGCTGTTGCGCCTGTTCGACCGGCGCAGCAGCATGCCCCTGCGCAGCGTAGGTGCCTTGGCGGTCGTGGGGGTGCTGATGATCCCGCTCCTGTTCCAGTTGACGGAGTACAGGTACAGCGTGCCGAGCTTTCCCTTCCTGTTGATCCTGGCCTTGGACCAATTGTACCGGTGGAAGGCTTCCTTGCGCACCTGAACGCGTCTTGAAGTTTACGAACGACATTTGGCCGCCTTCCGCCCGAGCACGCCGCACCCATGCCACGGATCTCACTGGTCATTCCCGTATTCAACGAAGCTGAGAGCCTTCCTTACCTCTTCGAGGCCCTGGACAAGGCCCTTGCAGGCCTTGACCACGAGATCGTGCTGGTGAACGACGGCTCGCGCGACAAAAGCATGGAGGTGCTGCGCGAGCACGCCGCGCGCGACCCCAAGCTGAAGGTGATCGACTTCCGTCGCAACTTCGGGCAAACGGCCGCCATCAACGCTGGCATACAGCACGCCACCGGCGATGTGCTGGTGCTGATGGACAGCGATCTGGAGAACGACCCCGCCGACATACCGCGGCTGCTGGCCGAACTGGACAATGGCTTCGATGTGGTGAGCGGCTGGCGCAAGGACCGCTGGCAAGGCAGCTACCTGACGCGCAAACTGCCCAGCGAAACGGCCAACCGCCTGATCAGCTCCATCAGCGGGGTGAAGCTGCACGACTACGGCTGCACGCTGAAGGCCTATCGCCGCGACGTGATCAAGGACGTGGCGCTGTACGGCCAGATGCACCGCTTCATTCCGGTGTATTGCAGCTGGCAGGGCGGCCGCGTGGGCGAGCTACCGGTGAACTACACCCCGCGCCGTTTCGGCAAGAGCAACTACGGTCTGTTCCGCACTTACAAGGTGCTGCTGGACCTGCTGCTCATCAAGTTCCTGGACAAGTTCATGACCAAGCCCATCCACTTCTTCGGTGGTGCGGGCTTCATCAGCTTCATCCTTGCCTTCATAACGGGCGGGCTGGCGTTGTACTTCAAGTTCACCGGGCAGAAGGACCTGGTCGAAACGCCGCTGCCGGTCATCACGGCCATGTTCCTCATCGTGGGGCTGGTGATGGTGCTGCTGGGCATCCTGGCGGAAATACAAATGCGCACCTACTACGAAAGCCGCGGTGTGCGCCCGTACTCCATCCGCAGCAAGGTGAATTGCTGAACCCATGCGCAAACTGAACCTCGGCAGCGGCGAATTCCTCAAGGAGGGGTTCGTGAACGTTGACTTCTACTCGGTGAGCAAACCCGATGTGGAGCATGACCTGTCGAAGTTCCCCTACCCGTTCGCCGACAACGAGTTCGACCACGTGGAGAGCGACCACTGCTTCGAGCACCTGCCCAACCCGTTCGCGGTGATGCGCGAAGTGCACCGCATTGCGAAGCCCGGCGCCACCGTCGTCATACGGGTGCCGCACTTCAGCCGGGGCTTCACGCATGCCGAGCACAAGGCCGGGTTCGACGTCACCTTCCCGTACTACTTCCGCAGCGACTTCAAGGGTGGCTACCAAGGGGTGGAGTTCGGCACCACGGCGGTGAAGCTCACCTGGTTCGCACAGCCGTACTTCAAAAAGTCGGTGCTGTCCCCGCCGGTGTTCTGGACAGCACGCACCATGGGCGCCGTGTTCAGCTTCTTCGCGAACCTTTCACCGTTCCTGTGCAGCCGCATCTGGTGTTTCTGGGTGGGTGGTTTCGAAGAGGTTGAATTCCGATTGACGGTCAAGAAGTGAATGGCACGCACCGAGTTCGACCACGACCGGTTCGAAGAGGCCTACCCGCCGGGCATTGAGCGCTCGTGGTGGCAACGCGCCCGCAACGCCGTGATCGCACAGGCGTTCCGGAAGTATGTTCCGCGCAATGCCCGGGTGATGGAGATCGGTTGTGGTACCGGCATCGTAACGGCACACCTGCGCGAGCAAGGCTGGAACGTGACCGGGGTGGAGCTGGGCACGCCCAGCGCAGGGCTCCGCGCCCCGGAGCATTTGCTGCTCGGCCAGGACGCACTGGCACTGCCCCTGGACGTGCGCGAGCGCATCAATGTGCTGTGCTCCTACGATGTGATCGAGCACATCGAGGATGCCCCGGCCTTCCTCAAGGGGCTCGCTGGCGGTTTCCCGAACGCAAGCACCCTGGTGGTGACCGTGCCGGCGCGCACAGAGCTCTGGACCACGTTCGATGACCACTTCGGCCACTTCCGCCGATATGATCGGGCATTGCTTGCCCGGCATTTCGCTGAAGGCGGATGGCAGACGTTGAGCAACGAGTACTTCTTCCATGGGCTCTACCCGGCCATCCTATTGAACAACATGGTGCGCGGCCGGCAGCGCGCGCTCCGTTTCGAGGCGCCGGCCCCGGGCCCCGCATCGGCCGTCAATGCGCTGCTGGGCCGCATGTTCGCGGCTGAGCATGCGCTCTTGCCCGGGGCTTTGCACGGCACTTCGCTCATTGGTGTGGCCGCACGGACGCCAAGCAACAGTTGACATGTGCGGTATAGCGGGCTTCCAAGGCAAGGGCACGCTTGAAGATGCGCAGCGCATGATCGCGCGCATCAACTACCGTGGTCCGGACCTGCAGGATGCGACGATGGTGGCCGACACGGGTCTTGCCCATGCGCGCCTCAGCATCATTGACCTGAGCCATGGCGCCGACCAACCGATGTTCGATGCAACGCGCGAGCTGTGCATCGTCTTCAACGGCGAGATATACAACTACAAGGAGCTGCGCGAGGAACTGCTGCGCACCGGCAGGCACACGTTCCGCACGAACGGGGACACCGAAGTGCTGCTGGCGCTGTACCGCGAGCACGGCACGGCCATGCTGCCGAAGCTCAACGGCATGTTCGTCTTCGCGCTGCACGATGCACGCACGGGCGAGCTCTTCCTGGCGCGCGATCGCATGGGCAAGAAGCCGTTGCACTACGCGCAGACCGCAGCAGGTTTCGTCTTCGGTAGCGAACTGAAAGCGGTGCTCGCGCATCCCGATGTGCACGAGGACATCGACCCCGTTGCGCTGAACCAGTACCTCACCTTCGAGTACGTACCCACGCCGCGCTGCATTGTGCAAGGCGTGCAGAAGCTGCGTCCCGGCCACAGCATGCTGGTGAAGCACGGCCGCATCATCAGCGGGACGCCCTACTGGGAACCGTCGTTCACCAAGCAGTCCATCGGCGAAGAGGAAGCAGCTGCACTGCTTGACGACGCACTGCTGAAGGCCACCGAACGCCGGTTGATGAGCGACGTGCCGTTGGGCGTGTTCCTCAGCGGCGGTATCGACAGCAGCGCGGTGGCGTACTACGCACAACGCAGTTCCACCACGCGCATCAAGACCTTCAGCATCGGTTTCGAGGAGGCCAGCTACGACGAGAGCGCACACGCACGACTGGTCGCCGAGCGGCTGGGCACCGAGCACCACATGGAAGTGCTCACGCAACGTGACAGCCTGGAACTGATCCCGGACATCTACGCAAGGCTCGACGAGCCCTTTGCGGATGCCTCGCTCATCCCCACCCACCTGCTCAGCCGAAGCGCGCGCAAGCATGTAACGGTGTGCCTCGGTGGCGACGGCAGCGACGAACTGCTGGCAGGCTATCCCACCTTCAACGCCGATCGCTTCCGCAAGCTGTTCAGTGCATTGCCGCAACCGGTGATCGCTGCACTGCGCAACGCGGCCAACCTGCTGCCCACCAGCGACGCCAACATCTCGTTCGACTTCAAGGTGAAGCAGTTCCTCCGTGGCTTCGAAGGCAACGCTCGACAAGTGAATACGCTGTGGCTCGGCAGCTTCACACCACGCGAGAAGCAACAACTGCTGAGCCCGGAGCTGAGGGCAACGCTGGGCAACACCACCGGCCTCGAACCCATCGACGATGCGCTACGCGGCTCACAGTGGGCCAACAACGGCTTGGATGAAGTGATCCTCGTCTTCCTGCGCACCTACCTGTTGGACGACATCCTCTTCAAGGTGGACCGGGCCAGCATGTACACGTCGTTGGAGGTGCGCGCGCCATTCATGGACGTGGAGGTGGTGGCGCTGATCAACAGCCTGCCGGACCACATGAAGATCCGCGGAACCAACGGCAAGTGGCTGCTGAAGAAGGTGATGCGCGGCAAGCTGCCCGATGCCATCATCGACCGGCCGAAGAAGGGTTTCGGCATTCCGTTGAGCCATTGGTTGCGGCACGAGCTGCGCGCGTTGTGCGACGATATGCTCTCACCGGAGCGCATACGCCGCGATGGCTACTTCAATGTTGCTTATGTGGAACGTTTGAAGCGCGAGCACATGTCCGGCAAGGCCAACCACCGCAAGTTGCTGTGGACGCTGATCGTGTTCCAGCTGTGGCGGTCGCGCGCCTAGCCGTCGTCAGCGTCCGTTCTCTGCCACTACTTCCAGCGCCGCGCAACGCGCAATAGCAGCCGGAGTAACAACAGGCTCTTCACTAGGCAACTTGCCGTTCGGGAACCGTTGCTGGATGATGCGTTGCGCATGCGGGCCATCGAGCTTCATGCTACCCCACTTCTCCACCTCGCCCACTTCGATCCCCGCGCCGTTCTGGTAGATCTTCCATACGAGTTCACTGCAGTAGATCTCGTCGTCGCTCCAGAGGAAGCGGGTGTCGTAGGGGACACCCAGATGCTTCCTGCCTTCAGCTTCCATGCGAGAGAGCACCGCGGGAGTGAGTTTGGAAGGGTCCTTCAAACGCAGCACGGCCCAGTGCCCGGTACGGCCCAGCCATTCGCCCAGCGTTGTGGTACGCACCGGGCCCACCGCTTCGAGCACCATCGCTTTTCCGTTCTCCACGAAGACGATACCGCAGTGGGTCCAATCGCTACCGGTAGCTTCCTTGATGGCGCTGCACTGGGGTGAGATGGAGGTTTGCACCACGATGTCGCCGGCCTGCACCGCCGGCAGCGGCCGTGACTTGGCCTTGGTCTGAAGTGCGGCGTCTCCCCACGCACTGCCCACGATGAGCAAGCCGATGAAGGCGAAGAGGAAGAAGGAACGATAGCGGCGGACGGCGGTGCGGATGGACATGATCTTCAAGCTTGCCCGATGGAACCAACCACCGTGCCGAGCTTGAATGCTCCTACTTCAGCAGGGTAACGTCGTCCACGCCAAATGCACGCGACGCCACGAAACCTTCACCGTACTTCACCCCGATGAGACGGCCGATCTGCAACGCACGCCCTTCCACGAACGCCGGGAAATCCTGGCCGCTGATGCTCGAAACGGGCTCAGAGCTGGTGGGGTCGAAGAATTGGCTCTTGAAGGCGAACATGGCGGCCATACGCTTCTCCCAGTAGGGCGTGACATCCACTACGAGGGTGGGTTCCATCCACCAATCCTGGATGGTGTGCAGCACGGTGGTGGGGCGCCAAGCCTCTTGGGAATTCCCATCGTCGCTGGTTTCCACGCGGCGAAGTCCGCTGAGAAAGCAGGCTTCAGTAACGAGCGCTGCACTGCGCCCATGGTCCGGGTGGCGGTCCTTCAGTGTATTGGTGAAGATCACTGAGGGCTTGTGGCGGCGGATGACCTGCACCACCTTGAGCAGGCTCTCCCGATCGGCGCGGAAGAAGCCGTCGGCCAAGTCGAGCTGGTAACGGAAGTCAGCGCCGAGGACCTTGCGGGCCGCCTCTGCCTCCTCCTTGCGCAAGGCACCATTGCCGCGCGTGCCCAGTTCGCCAACGGTGAGTTCCACCAAACCAACACGTTTGCCCAGCGCCACATGGTGCAGCACGGTGCCGCCCATGCAGAGCTCCACATCATCAGGATGTGCAGTGATACAGAGGATGTCGACCTCGCTCATTTGCCGCCGAGCCAATTGAGCACCTCATCGCACAGCGGATCCTTGCCGCTCGGCAGGTACATGACCAGGCGCCCTTGTTCATCGATGAGGAACTTGTTGAAGTTCCACTTCACCTTGAAGTCGTCGAAGCCGTTCTGGCTCTTCTGCGTTAGCCACTGGTAAACGGGGTGCTGGTCGTCGCCCTTGGTGCTCACCTTGCTCATCATGGGGAAGGTGACGCCGTAGTTCTTCTGGCAGAAGGCACCGATCTCGGCCTCGGTGCCGGGCTCCTGCCCGCCGAAGTCGTTGCTGGGGAAGCCTAGCACCACAAAACCCTTGTCCTTGTAAGCTTCATACAGCTCCTGTAGCTGCTTGTACTGGCCGGTGTAGCCACACTCGCTGGCCGTGTTCACCACCATGATCTTCTTGCCCTTGAACTGCTCCATCTCAACGGGCTGGCCATCGAGCGAGGTGGCGGACAAGGAATGGAACGAAGCCGGTGGTTCAACGGGCACCGCAACGGACTGCGCCTTGGCACCGAACGGATTGAGCGCGGAGAGGACGGAAAGGAGGAACGATCGCATAAGCATGTCTTGACCTTGTGGGCGCGAAGATCGGGCTCGGCACCGTGCGTTTAACGCGCGGATATCTTTGACCGCGCATGCCCGGCCAACGGGCCTTGGACCCCGTGATGCGCATCCTCCTCTACCCGACCGTTCTACTGTCCCTTCTGGCCACCGCGCAATCGCCGGTGAAGATCCTCGACCCGAAAGCCCTCGACCCGAAAGAGGACCTGCGCAAGGACAAGCAGGCGATGCTCGGGCTACAAGCGGCCGGGCTCACCACCGAAGAGCAGGAAGCGGTATCGGCGCAGAGCATCCTGGCCATCTGGCCCATGGGCCTGTCCAACGACAGCGCGCGCAACGCGAACTCGCCCTACATCCAGAACTACTCAGCCTTCCGCCTTGGCAATTTCAAGCGCGACACGGTGATGATGGCCGTGGTGATGCTGCCCGCCGCAAGCAACATCCACATGCCGGAGGAGATGCGCCCGAAGGCCGACCTCTTCGTGGCAGTGCCGGAGCGCGCACTGTACAACGCCAACAGCAACGCGCAGCGCCCGCGCATTAGCCGCGGCCCGCGCTGGAAGAGCCTGCGCGAAGCGAAGATCATCAAGCCCGATGACCTCTTCGCCACCTATGAGCTGGCGGCCGACAGCGCCGGCAAGACAGCCATGCTGCGAACCATGAGCCAGAGCGAGTACGACCAAGTGGTGTTCCGCAGCAATGAGACCAACTGGCCCGACGGCATCAACACCTTCGACGAGCGCTACCCGAAGCTGACCGATTTCAAGAAGTACAAGGCCTACGCCAGCGCCAAGTGGGACGACAAGATCCTCATCATCGTTCCGGCCGAGAAGAACAAGAAGATGCCCGCGCTGCTGCGCCCCTACGTGGACCTGTACTTCATCTACAGCAAGAGCGCCGTGGAGGTGAAGGAGAAGAAGAAGAAGTAGGGACGACCATTTGGTCGTCCATGCGACCGGAGCACCCATGAAGCCCTCCGAGATACGTGGCATGCTGGCAATGGAGCTGCGGCTCGACCTGCGGCAGCGGCATGCGTTCGGTGGGCTGTTGCTCTATGTGATCGGCGCGGTGTACGTGTGCTACCTGAGCGTTCAGAAGCTCGTGGACGTCCCAATGTGGAACGCGCTGTTCTGGGTCATCCAGTTGTTCGCTGCGTTCAACGCACTCTCGCGGTCGTTCCAGCGGGAAGAAGGCGGACGGCAACTGTACCTCTACACCTTGGTGGATCCGCGGTCGGTGATCCTCGCGCGCACGCTCTACAACGCACTGGTGATGGTGCTGCTCACCTTTCTCAGCCTGGGTTTCTACACGCTCTTCCTCGGTGGAGAAGCGCTCGGCAAGGCTGAGCTGGGGCAATTCGTGCTGGTGACTTTGCTCGGGGGTGTGGGCTTCGCGGCGGTCCTCACGCTCATCAGCGCGTTGGCCGCACGCGCGGGCAATGGCCTTGGTTTGATGGCCATCCTCGGCTTTCCGGTGGTGCTGCCCATGCTGCTCACGCTGATGCGCGCGAGCCGCAATGCCATCGATGGTTTGCCGTGGGCGGTGAACGACAAATACGTGCTGTGGCTGCTGGCCATCGACGCGCTCACCGTGGCGTTGGCCTGGTTGCTGTACCCCTACCTTTGGCGCGACTGATGCGGCATTGGTGGTGGAAAGTCCTGTGCGTGCTGCTGCTGGTGTACACGGCGGTGGTGGGGTTGCGGACGCCGTTGGGAGCAAGCATTGTGTGGGCCTCCTTCAAAGACAGCCAA
Protein-coding sequences here:
- a CDS encoding glycosyltransferase family 39 protein: MPLFSTIKNFFSPDRRWPWLLLALALKLGGVVFFLIYNRAEAGSRHIALEHGDTFSYLDPIDNLLSTGHYTPDLRMPGYGAVYLLFRLVVEPIIARDLVVLLQMVLAAVAVYVGARLAQRLTGRNAAFVIVFFLLGISPYMSTLESRLCTESFCTSALIFACWLLLRWRDEGRKRWLLLAGALVGWAIFLRPITGVALLALAPMAYVSTAPTLLKRWWPVVLFLLPFGVADGIWTARNYVVNQAFHPLTNGLYYTNASGRVYWACVDLVRLYGGHSMWWDDRSHVAWFNAYDVGTGLPKNTNGLPPPDWFHTPEFNLDSLKDLSARTYHVQESAMDSAERETLTLATVARYRRYVDSAREHFPLRTTIGGRAMNTWNFFWQYGSAGLFFKPWAESSLPAKAMKAYQGAVYLVAIFLGTAAGLLRLFDRRSSMPLRSVGALAVVGVLMIPLLFQLTEYRYSVPSFPFLLILALDQLYRWKASLRT
- the asnB gene encoding asparagine synthase (glutamine-hydrolyzing), yielding MCGIAGFQGKGTLEDAQRMIARINYRGPDLQDATMVADTGLAHARLSIIDLSHGADQPMFDATRELCIVFNGEIYNYKELREELLRTGRHTFRTNGDTEVLLALYREHGTAMLPKLNGMFVFALHDARTGELFLARDRMGKKPLHYAQTAAGFVFGSELKAVLAHPDVHEDIDPVALNQYLTFEYVPTPRCIVQGVQKLRPGHSMLVKHGRIISGTPYWEPSFTKQSIGEEEAAALLDDALLKATERRLMSDVPLGVFLSGGIDSSAVAYYAQRSSTTRIKTFSIGFEEASYDESAHARLVAERLGTEHHMEVLTQRDSLELIPDIYARLDEPFADASLIPTHLLSRSARKHVTVCLGGDGSDELLAGYPTFNADRFRKLFSALPQPVIAALRNAANLLPTSDANISFDFKVKQFLRGFEGNARQVNTLWLGSFTPREKQQLLSPELRATLGNTTGLEPIDDALRGSQWANNGLDEVILVFLRTYLLDDILFKVDRASMYTSLEVRAPFMDVEVVALINSLPDHMKIRGTNGKWLLKKVMRGKLPDAIIDRPKKGFGIPLSHWLRHELRALCDDMLSPERIRRDGYFNVAYVERLKREHMSGKANHRKLLWTLIVFQLWRSRA
- a CDS encoding glycosyltransferase family 2 protein; this encodes MPRISLVIPVFNEAESLPYLFEALDKALAGLDHEIVLVNDGSRDKSMEVLREHAARDPKLKVIDFRRNFGQTAAINAGIQHATGDVLVLMDSDLENDPADIPRLLAELDNGFDVVSGWRKDRWQGSYLTRKLPSETANRLISSISGVKLHDYGCTLKAYRRDVIKDVALYGQMHRFIPVYCSWQGGRVGELPVNYTPRRFGKSNYGLFRTYKVLLDLLLIKFLDKFMTKPIHFFGGAGFISFILAFITGGLALYFKFTGQKDLVETPLPVITAMFLIVGLVMVLLGILAEIQMRTYYESRGVRPYSIRSKVNC
- a CDS encoding peptidoglycan peptidase produces the protein MSIRTAVRRYRSFFLFAFIGLLIVGSAWGDAALQTKAKSRPLPAVQAGDIVVQTSISPQCSAIKEATGSDWTHCGIVFVENGKAMVLEAVGPVRTTTLGEWLGRTGHWAVLRLKDPSKLTPAVLSRMEAEGRKHLGVPYDTRFLWSDDEIYCSELVWKIYQNGAGIEVGEVEKWGSMKLDGPHAQRIIQQRFPNGKLPSEEPVVTPAAIARCAALEVVAENGR
- a CDS encoding heme exporter protein CcmB is translated as MKPSEIRGMLAMELRLDLRQRHAFGGLLLYVIGAVYVCYLSVQKLVDVPMWNALFWVIQLFAAFNALSRSFQREEGGRQLYLYTLVDPRSVILARTLYNALVMVLLTFLSLGFYTLFLGGEALGKAELGQFVLVTLLGGVGFAAVLTLISALAARAGNGLGLMAILGFPVVLPMLLTLMRASRNAIDGLPWAVNDKYVLWLLAIDALTVALAWLLYPYLWRD
- a CDS encoding class I SAM-dependent methyltransferase, whose protein sequence is MARTEFDHDRFEEAYPPGIERSWWQRARNAVIAQAFRKYVPRNARVMEIGCGTGIVTAHLREQGWNVTGVELGTPSAGLRAPEHLLLGQDALALPLDVRERINVLCSYDVIEHIEDAPAFLKGLAGGFPNASTLVVTVPARTELWTTFDDHFGHFRRYDRALLARHFAEGGWQTLSNEYFFHGLYPAILLNNMVRGRQRALRFEAPAPGPASAVNALLGRMFAAEHALLPGALHGTSLIGVAARTPSNS
- the bshB1 gene encoding bacillithiol biosynthesis deacetylase BshB1; amino-acid sequence: MSEVDILCITAHPDDVELCMGGTVLHHVALGKRVGLVELTVGELGTRGNGALRKEEAEAARKVLGADFRYQLDLADGFFRADRESLLKVVQVIRRHKPSVIFTNTLKDRHPDHGRSAALVTEACFLSGLRRVETSDDGNSQEAWRPTTVLHTIQDWWMEPTLVVDVTPYWEKRMAAMFAFKSQFFDPTSSEPVSSISGQDFPAFVEGRALQIGRLIGVKYGEGFVASRAFGVDDVTLLK
- a CDS encoding methyltransferase domain-containing protein; its protein translation is MRKLNLGSGEFLKEGFVNVDFYSVSKPDVEHDLSKFPYPFADNEFDHVESDHCFEHLPNPFAVMREVHRIAKPGATVVIRVPHFSRGFTHAEHKAGFDVTFPYYFRSDFKGGYQGVEFGTTAVKLTWFAQPYFKKSVLSPPVFWTARTMGAVFSFFANLSPFLCSRIWCFWVGGFEEVEFRLTVKK
- a CDS encoding glutathione peroxidase — protein: MRSFLLSVLSALNPFGAKAQSVAVPVEPPASFHSLSATSLDGQPVEMEQFKGKKIMVVNTASECGYTGQYKQLQELYEAYKDKGFVVLGFPSNDFGGQEPGTEAEIGAFCQKNYGVTFPMMSKVSTKGDDQHPVYQWLTQKSQNGFDDFKVKWNFNKFLIDEQGRLVMYLPSGKDPLCDEVLNWLGGK